From a single Seriola aureovittata isolate HTS-2021-v1 ecotype China chromosome 18, ASM2101889v1, whole genome shotgun sequence genomic region:
- the crybb1 gene encoding beta-crystallin B1 — MSQTAKSASSQGTDAKDKGAPAPAASSKATKTGEPGVGSFRIMLFDQENFQGRMIEVQNECMNVCDRGMDRVRSIIVECGPFVAFEQTNFRGEMFILEKGEYPRWDTWSNSYRSDCLMSLRPIRMDSLEHKICLYELSDFKGNKMEIQEDDVPTLWAHGFCDRVGSVRVPGGAWVGYQYPGYRGYQYLFECGDYRHYNDFCAFQPQIQSMRRIRDMQFHQRGCFTFTSASK, encoded by the exons ATGTCTCAGACTGCCAAGTCCGCCTCCAGCCAGGGCACCGATGCCAAGGACAAGGGAGCCCCCGCTCCCGCTGCCTCCAGCAAGGCCACCAAGACCGGCGAGCCTGGCGTGGGATCCTTCAGA ATCATGCTGTTCGACCAGGAGAACTTCCAGGGCAGGATGATCGAGGTCCAGAATGAGTGTATGAACGTGTGTGACCGTGGCATGGATAGAGTGCGTAGTATCATTGTGGAGTGCGGCCC CTTTGTTGCCTTTGAGCAGACTAACTTCCGTGGGGAGATGTTCATCCTGGAGAAGGGAGAGTATCCTCGCTGGGATACCTGGAGCAACTCCTACCGCAGCGACTGCCTCATGTCCCTCAGGCCCATCCGCATG GACAGCCTGGAGCACAAGATCTGCCTGTACGAGCTCTCCGACTTCAAGGGCAACAAGATGGAGATCCAGGAGGATGATGTGCCCACCCTCTGGGCGCATGGCTTCTGCGACAGAGTGGGCAGCGTGAGGGTGCCAGGAGGAGC CTGGGTGGGTTACCAGTACCCCGGATACAGAGGCTACCAGTACCTGTTCGAGTGCGGTGACTACAGACACTACAACGACTTCTGCGCCTTCCAGCCCCAGATCCAGTCCATGCGTCGTATCAGGGACATGCAGTTCCACCAGAGAGGATGCTTCACCTTCACCTCCGCCAGCAAGTGA
- the cryba4 gene encoding beta-crystallin A4, whose translation MTHHCTKFSGHWKIIVFDEECFQGRRHEFTSECCNVMEFGFETVRSLRVESGAWVGYEHASYQGQQFVLERGEYPQCDAFGGSNAYHIERLTSFRPIACANHRECRMTIFERENFLGRKGELSDDYPSLQAMGWCNNEVGSLRIQSGAFVCYQYPGYRGYQYIMECDRHCGEYKHFREFGSHCQTPQIQSIRRIQQ comes from the exons ATGACTCACCACTGCACCAAGTTCTCCGGCCACTggaag ATCATTGTCTTCGACGAGGAGTGCTTCCAGGGCCGTCGTCATGAGTTCACCTCTGAGTGCTGCAACGTGATGGAGTTCGGCTTCGAGACCGTGCGTTCCCTCAGAGTGGAGAGCGGAGc CTGGGTGGGTTACGAGCATGCTTCCTACCAGGGACAGCAGTTTGTGCTGGAGAGGGGAGAGTACCCCCAGTGTGATGCCTTCGGCGGCAGCAATGCCTATCACATTGAGAGACTGACCTCCTTCAGACCCATTGCCTGTGCT AACCACAGAGAGTGTCGTATGACTATCTTTGAGCGTGAGAACTTCCTGGGCCGTAAGGGTGAGCTTAGTGACGATTATCCCTCCCTCCAGGCCATGGGCTGGTGCAACAATGAAGTTGGCTCTCTCAGGATCCAGTCTGGAGC ATTTGTGTGCTACCAGTACCCTGGTTATCGTGGATACCAGTATATCATGGAGTGTGATCGTCACTGTGGGGAGTACAAACACTTCAGGGAGTTTGGCTCCCACTGCCAGACCCCTCAGATCCAGTCCATCCGCCGTATTCAGCAGTAA
- the acads gene encoding short-chain specific acyl-CoA dehydrogenase, mitochondrial, producing the protein MAALFKARKALGLCLSGCRSFSQLAELPETHQILRQTCRDFADRELIPIAAGLDKEHLYPAKQIQELGAMGVLAMEVPEELGGAGMDYLAYSLAVEEISRGCASTGVVVSVNNSLYIGPILKFGTEEQKKQWITPFTTGEQVGCFALSEPGNGSDAGAASTVARQEGDEWVLNGTKAWITNSWDASATVVFATTDKKLKHKGISAFLIPMPHPGLSLGKKEDKLGIRASSTANIIMEDCRIPLGNMLGPRGAGFKIAMQTLDSGRIGIAAQALGIAQASLDCAADYAHKRTAFGAPIGKLQAIQFKLADMAVALESARLLTWKAALLRDSKKPFTKEAAMAKLAASEAATFCSHQAIQVLGGMGYVSDMPAERHYRDARITEIYEGTSEIQRLVIAGQLLKEYQA; encoded by the exons ATGGCTGCACTTTTCAAAGCAAGGAAAG ctcTCGGCTTGTGTCTCAGCGGCTGTCGAAGCTTCTCTCAGCTCGCCGAACTTCCAGAGACGCATCAGATCCTCAGACAGACCTGCAGGGACTTCGCCGACAGAGAACTGATCCCCATCGCTGCCGGGCTCGACAAGGAGCACTTGTACCCTGCcaaacag ATTCAGGAGTTGGGGGCGATGGGGGTGTTGGCCATGGAGGTGCCAGAGGAGCTGGGCGGCGCCGGGATGGATTACCTGGCGTACAGTCTGGCTGTGGAGGAGATCAGCCGGGGCTGTGCCAGCACCGGAGTGGTGGTCTCTGTTAAcaat tctctctacATCGGACCCATATTGAAGTTTGGGACGGAGGAACAGAAGAAGCAGTGGATCACACCGTTCACCACCGGAGAGCAGGTGGGCTGCTTCGCCCTCAGTGAGCCAG GTAACGGCAGCGATGCAGGAGCGGCGTCCACGGTGGCTCGTCAGGAGGGAGACGAGTGGGTGCTGAACGGAACCAAAGCCTGGATCACCAACAGCTGGGACGCCTCCGCCACCGTCGTGTTCGCCACCACGGACAAGAAGCTCAAACACAAG GGCATCAGCGCCTTCCTGATCCCCATGCCTCACCCCGGCCTTTCTCTGGGGAAGAAGGAGGACAAGCTGGGCATCAGAGCGTCATCCACGGCGAACATCATCATGGAGGACTGCAGGATACCGCTGGGCAACATGCTGGGTCCTCGTGGTGCTGGATTCAAGATCGCCATG cAAACCCTGGACAGCGGCCGGATCGGGATCGCAGCTCAGGCGCTCGGCATCGCTCAGGCCTCTCTGGACTGCGCCGCAGACTACGCACACAAACGCACCGCGTTCGGAGCGCCCATCGGCAAACTGCAGGCCATACAG TTCAAACTGGCCGACATGGCTGTGGCGTTAGAGAGCGCCCGCCTGCTCACCTGGAAGGCCGCGCTTCTCCGAGACTCCAAGAAACCCTTCACCAAG GAAGCGGCCATGGCCAAACTCGCAGCATCTGAAGCCGCCACCTTCTGCTCACATCAG GCGATCCAGGTTCTGGGCGGGATGGGTTACGTGTCGGACATGCCGGCGGAGAGGCACTACCGCGACGCTCGCATCACGGAGATCTACGAGGGCACCAGTGAGATCCAGAGGCTGGTGATCGCCGGCCAGTTACTGAAGGAATATCAGGCGTAG